AATTGCCAATTTCCCCACCCCCTAGACTTGCTCTATGCGCGAACTTTGAATGGGTTTTAAGAGCTAACCTTTTAAGAAAATGCCCAAAATATAAACCCGCTCGGGTAATTCAGTCTGTTCTTATCCCTGCAGtagagaaaattctcaacattTCTCTGTCTGGATTTTGGGATTTACAGTCGAAATAACAATGGCTGCCGTTCTAACCATGGCGACGACATCTTGTGCCATTACTACTTCCGCTATCACCACCAAAACCCTTGGTTTTCATGCTTTACAAAAACCCTTACTTAGTTTCCCAAATTCTTCCCCTAAAACCCACCACTGcaatttattttcatcttcttcgacTATAAATAAACCCAATAACCCACCAAATCTATCATCATTGACAACAAGAAAATTACTTTGTAAACCCCCAAATGGGAAGCACGTCAGAGAAGATTATCTCGTCGTAAGTTCTCTctattatttttctgtttaaaTATGTCTCTGCAGTTCTATCTTTTTGTTGTTAATGGGGTTTCTGGTGTTTATTTTTCAGAAGAAGTATTCAGCAGAGGAAATACAGGAGCTAGTTAGAGGAGATAGAAGTGTTCCTGTAATTCTTGATTTTTATGCCACATGGTGCGGTCCTTGTATTTTAATGGCACAGGAGCTGGAAATGGTAAACCTACTATCTTATCTTTGCCTATTGTAGGGTTTAAATATCATGTTACGGTTATTTCAAGCATTGCTTTTGAGCTTGAACTCATAGGTCATTTACCCACCTGATAAGAAACATAGACACACCCAAGTTCGTGATGAATTTGTAAATGTTTCTGGTAATTAGCCGATGTGCGATTGGGGGATCTAGTGACAGAAGAAGAAATGTCATAACTGATAAGAGCACAAAAGTGTTTGTTGGTAACTATATCTAAGAAACATGATTAAGATTGCTGTTTGCTGATAATGTTGGGTTCAAAAATGAACTCCAAAAGAAATTTGATCCTTAGATACACGTTCTAATGCTGGTTATTGTTATGGTTCTTAAACTCCTCCCAACTTTTAAACACTTTTCCCGGCCACATTTGTATCTGCCTGATGGATCCTATAGTAGCCTAGCTGGGATCTATTTTCTTCCCCTCCTGGTTCCAGTAGTTTACATTGATGCGTGTGCGGTTCTTCTTGTTATTATGTTTTCAGTGTGGTTTCCCATATTGTTGTTTTGATGCTGTTCTATCCCCTGCCATATTTGCATATTAATATATTTTAAACCGTTGAATTTCATTCCAGGAAGGGAATAGTATAGGGTAGTTAAATTCCTCATTCCTAATGATAATTCTAATCACAATGTCAAATTTTccggaaaaaagaaagaaaaagaaacttgtATTGTAGGTTTGTGTGTCTGTTTGTACGTGGATGTGTGTATTTGGTCATAGTGATACTTAAAAATTGTGTCCCATATACATTGCACAGTTCAGTTAATTTAGTATTTGGTATGAAACCCACATCCATctgtcttctcttttgtttccatTCCAGAATTCAGTGATGCAGGGTCAGTAGTTTAATTCGAACAAAAACTTTCAGAGCGTATCTGGTTCATTGTATCTTGAAATAACCAAGTAAACACTGGTCAACTCAAGAAAGTTCTGATGGCAGGTGTTTAAATGGGTTATTTGAATCTGAACCTGTTTTGTACACATGACAAATGTACCTATGAATTCTTACAAAGTCCTTACTTGACTCGGTTAAGGTcaaacaatatcttctttcttttcttttttcagacttcagatttcaTGAATCAAGATTAGGCTTGGTAATAAGACCCCTAAGAGTTTTCTAATCCTAGTGTCAATTTTTGTGTTGCTAATATGCACAATCTATACT
This portion of the Papaver somniferum cultivar HN1 chromosome 11, ASM357369v1, whole genome shotgun sequence genome encodes:
- the LOC113323162 gene encoding thioredoxin-like protein CITRX, chloroplastic; its protein translation is MAAVLTMATTSCAITTSAITTKTLGFHALQKPLLSFPNSSPKTHHCNLFSSSSTINKPNNPPNLSSLTTRKLLCKPPNGKHVREDYLVKKYSAEEIQELVRGDRSVPVILDFYATWCGPCILMAQELEMLAVEYEKDALFIKVDTDDEHEFARDMQVRGLPTLLFISADPSKDAIRTEGLIPKQMIRDIINNEM